A single Klebsiella variicola DNA region contains:
- the rna gene encoding ribonuclease I has product MFRKDFAALALVLTATQAGAEPLTATRYADFDRYVLALSWQTGFCQSMLDRNRSEPEECRLQQDTANKADFLTVHGLWPGLPKSIAARGVDERRWMRYGCATRPVPNMPEVKANRKCQAAETGLSLEMANKLNNVMPGSGGTSCLERYEYAKHGVCFGFDPDSYFGTMVRLNGEIKHSPVGDFLAKHYGQTVSRADFDAAVARAWGPQSVKAFKLTCNGNPAYLTEMQISLNAATINAPLATSAFLPQPHPGNCGTQFILDKVGQ; this is encoded by the coding sequence ATGTTCAGGAAGGATTTCGCCGCGCTTGCCCTTGTGCTCACCGCCACTCAGGCCGGCGCTGAACCGCTCACCGCGACGCGATACGCTGATTTTGACCGCTACGTTCTTGCCCTCTCCTGGCAAACCGGATTCTGTCAGAGCATGCTTGACCGCAACCGTAGCGAACCGGAAGAGTGTCGCCTGCAGCAGGACACGGCGAACAAAGCCGACTTTCTGACCGTGCACGGCCTGTGGCCCGGGCTGCCAAAGTCGATTGCCGCGCGCGGGGTGGATGAACGACGCTGGATGCGCTACGGCTGCGCCACGCGCCCGGTGCCCAACATGCCGGAAGTGAAAGCGAACCGCAAATGCCAGGCGGCGGAAACCGGGCTGTCGCTGGAGATGGCCAATAAGCTCAATAACGTGATGCCGGGTTCGGGCGGCACCTCCTGCCTGGAGCGCTACGAATACGCCAAACATGGCGTCTGCTTCGGCTTTGATCCCGATAGCTATTTTGGCACCATGGTGCGCCTGAATGGGGAAATTAAGCATAGCCCGGTAGGCGATTTCCTCGCGAAGCATTATGGTCAAACCGTCAGCCGCGCCGACTTCGATGCCGCGGTGGCCCGCGCCTGGGGTCCGCAAAGCGTGAAGGCGTTTAAATTAACCTGTAACGGTAATCCGGCCTATCTGACCGAGATGCAAATCTCCCTCAACGCCGCCACCATCAACGCCCCGCTGGCCACGTCCGCCTTTCTGCCGCAACCCCATCCGGGCAACTGTGGAACCCAGTTTATCCTGGACAAGGTCGGTCAGTAG
- the rnk gene encoding nucleoside diphosphate kinase regulator, with translation MTRPAIIINELDAERIDRLLEQPAFANLPVADALNDELDRAQMLAPEAMPHDVVTMNSKVKFRDLTSGEERVRTLVFPSQVTDSASQLSVLAPVGAALLGLKVGSTIHWELPGGASTHLEVLELLYQPEAAGEFHR, from the coding sequence ATGACCAGACCCGCAATCATCATTAACGAACTGGATGCCGAACGTATCGACAGGCTGCTGGAGCAGCCGGCTTTCGCCAACTTACCGGTTGCCGATGCCCTGAATGACGAGCTCGACCGCGCGCAAATGCTGGCGCCGGAAGCGATGCCGCATGACGTCGTCACCATGAACAGTAAGGTAAAATTCCGCGATTTAACCAGCGGCGAAGAGCGCGTGCGGACGCTGGTGTTTCCGTCTCAGGTGACTGACAGCGCCAGCCAGCTCTCCGTCCTCGCGCCGGTGGGCGCCGCGCTGCTGGGGCTGAAAGTCGGCAGCACCATTCACTGGGAGCTGCCGGGCGGTGCATCGACACACCTGGAAGTGCTGGAGCTCTTGTACCAGCCGGAAGCCGCTGGCGAATTCCACCGCTAA
- the dcuC gene encoding anaerobic C4-dicarboxylate transporter DcuC — MLTFVEILIGIVVIVGVARYIIKGYSATGVLFVGGLILLIVSALLGHKVLPGNTDSTGYSATDIIEYIKILLMSRGGDLGMMIMMLCGFATYMTHIGANDMVVKLASKPLRYINSPYLLMIAAYFVACLMSLAVSSATGLGVLLMATLFPVMVNVGISRGAAAAICASPAAIILSPTSGDVVLAAKAAEMPLIDFAFKTTLPISIAAIICMAIAHFFWQRYLDKKENISHEMLDVNDITTTAPALYAILPFTPIIGVLIFDGKWGPELHIITILVGCMLLAAILEFLRGFNTKNVFSGLEVAYRGMADAFAGVVMLLVAAGVFAQGLSTIGFINGLISIATSFGSASIILMLVLVILTMLAAMTTGSGNAPFYAFVEMIPKLAYSSGINPAYLSIPMLQASNLGRTISPVSGVVVAVAGMAKISPFEVVKRTSVPVMVGLLVVIIATEILVPGSAVH; from the coding sequence ATGCTGACGTTTGTTGAGATCCTGATCGGGATTGTGGTCATTGTGGGCGTCGCCCGCTATATCATTAAGGGCTACTCGGCCACCGGGGTGCTGTTCGTCGGGGGCTTAATCTTATTGATCGTCAGCGCCCTGCTGGGGCATAAAGTCTTGCCGGGCAATACCGACAGCACCGGTTATTCTGCCACCGATATTATTGAATACATTAAGATTCTACTCATGAGCCGCGGTGGCGATCTGGGTATGATGATTATGATGCTGTGCGGCTTCGCCACCTACATGACCCATATTGGCGCCAATGATATGGTGGTGAAATTAGCATCAAAGCCGCTGCGCTATATTAATTCGCCCTATCTGCTGATGATTGCCGCCTACTTTGTCGCCTGCCTGATGTCGCTGGCGGTCTCCTCTGCGACCGGCCTTGGCGTGCTGCTGATGGCGACGCTGTTCCCGGTGATGGTGAACGTCGGTATCAGTCGCGGGGCAGCGGCAGCCATCTGCGCTTCACCGGCGGCCATTATCCTCTCGCCTACCTCTGGCGATGTTGTACTGGCGGCTAAAGCCGCAGAAATGCCGCTGATCGACTTCGCCTTCAAGACCACGCTGCCCATCTCCATCGCGGCCATTATCTGCATGGCGATCGCCCATTTCTTCTGGCAGCGTTACCTGGATAAAAAAGAGAACATTTCCCACGAAATGCTGGATGTCAACGACATCACCACCACCGCCCCGGCGCTGTACGCCATTCTGCCGTTTACCCCGATCATCGGCGTGCTGATCTTTGATGGTAAATGGGGACCGGAACTGCACATTATCACCATCCTCGTCGGCTGCATGCTGCTGGCGGCGATCCTTGAGTTCCTGCGCGGGTTTAACACCAAAAACGTCTTCAGCGGGCTGGAAGTCGCCTACCGCGGGATGGCTGACGCCTTCGCCGGCGTAGTGATGCTGCTGGTCGCCGCCGGCGTCTTCGCCCAGGGGCTAAGCACCATCGGCTTTATCAATGGGCTGATCTCCATCGCCACCTCCTTCGGCTCGGCCAGTATTATTCTGATGCTGGTGCTGGTGATCCTGACCATGCTGGCGGCAATGACCACCGGTTCCGGTAATGCCCCGTTCTACGCCTTCGTTGAGATGATCCCCAAGCTGGCGTACTCTTCCGGCATCAATCCGGCTTATCTGTCGATTCCGATGCTGCAGGCCTCTAACCTCGGCCGCACGATATCGCCGGTCTCCGGGGTGGTGGTCGCCGTTGCCGGGATGGCAAAAATTTCGCCGTTCGAAGTGGTCAAACGTACCTCCGTGCCGGTGATGGTTGGCCTGCTGGTGGTGATTATCGCCACTGAGATTCTGGTGCCCGGCAGCGCAGTCCACTAA
- the ahpF gene encoding alkyl hydroperoxide reductase subunit F, translated as MLDTNMKTQLKAYLEKLTKPVELIATLDDSAKSAEIKELLAEIAELSDKVTFKEDNTLAVRKPSFLITNPGSDQGPRFAGSPLGHEFTSLVLALLWTGGHPSKEAQSLLEQIRDIDGDFEFETYYSLSCHNCPDVVQALNLMSVLNPRIKHTAIDGGTFQNEITDRNVMGVPAVYLNGQEFGQGRMTLTEIVAKVDTGAEKRAAEELNQRDAYDVLIVGSGPSGAAAAVYSARKGIRTGLMGERFGGQVLDTVDIENYISVPKTEGQKLAGALKAHVSDYNVDVIDSQSATKLTPAATEGGLHQIETASGAVLKARSVIIATGAKWRNMNVPGEDQYRTKGVTYCPHCDGPLFKGKRVAVIGGGNSGVEAAIDLAGVVEHVTLLEFAPEMKADQVLQDKVRSLKNVDIILNAQTTEVKGDGSKVTGLQYRDRVSGDEHHVALAGIFVQIGLLPNTTWLEGAVERNRMGEIIIDAKCETNVKGVFAAGDCTTVPYKQIIIAAGEGAKASLSAFDYLIRTKTA; from the coding sequence ATGCTCGACACCAACATGAAAACCCAGCTCAAGGCCTACCTTGAGAAGCTGACCAAGCCTGTTGAGCTGATTGCCACGCTGGATGACAGCGCTAAATCGGCAGAAATCAAGGAACTGTTGGCTGAAATCGCTGAACTGTCAGACAAAGTCACCTTTAAAGAAGACAACACGCTCGCGGTACGTAAGCCATCATTCCTGATTACTAACCCAGGTTCCGACCAGGGCCCACGCTTTGCAGGCTCTCCGCTGGGCCACGAGTTTACCTCGCTGGTGCTGGCGCTGCTGTGGACCGGCGGTCATCCGTCGAAAGAGGCCCAGTCGCTGCTGGAGCAGATCCGCGATATTGATGGCGATTTCGAGTTCGAGACTTATTATTCACTCTCCTGTCATAACTGCCCGGATGTGGTGCAGGCCCTGAACCTGATGTCGGTGCTCAACCCGCGCATCAAGCACACGGCGATTGACGGTGGGACCTTCCAGAATGAAATTACCGATCGCAACGTCATGGGCGTTCCTGCGGTGTATCTGAATGGTCAGGAGTTTGGTCAGGGGCGAATGACGCTGACGGAAATTGTCGCCAAAGTGGATACCGGTGCGGAAAAACGCGCAGCGGAAGAGCTGAACCAACGTGACGCTTACGATGTGCTGATTGTCGGCTCCGGCCCGTCCGGTGCGGCCGCGGCGGTCTACTCTGCGCGTAAAGGTATTCGTACCGGCCTGATGGGCGAGCGCTTCGGCGGTCAGGTGCTGGATACCGTGGATATCGAAAACTATATTTCGGTGCCGAAAACCGAAGGCCAGAAACTGGCCGGCGCGCTGAAAGCGCACGTCAGCGACTATAACGTCGATGTGATCGACTCCCAGAGCGCGACCAAACTGACGCCAGCGGCGACAGAGGGCGGCCTGCATCAGATTGAAACCGCCTCTGGCGCGGTGCTGAAGGCGCGTAGCGTCATCATTGCCACCGGGGCGAAATGGCGCAATATGAACGTACCGGGCGAAGATCAGTATCGCACCAAAGGCGTGACCTACTGCCCGCACTGCGACGGTCCGCTGTTTAAGGGCAAACGCGTAGCGGTAATTGGCGGCGGGAACTCCGGGGTAGAAGCCGCTATCGACCTGGCGGGCGTCGTAGAGCATGTGACCCTGCTGGAGTTTGCTCCAGAGATGAAAGCCGACCAGGTGTTGCAGGATAAAGTCCGCAGCCTGAAGAATGTCGACATCATTCTTAATGCGCAGACCACGGAAGTGAAAGGCGATGGCAGCAAAGTCACCGGCCTGCAATATCGTGACCGGGTGAGCGGTGATGAGCATCATGTCGCGCTGGCGGGGATCTTCGTCCAGATTGGCCTGCTGCCTAACACCACCTGGCTGGAAGGCGCCGTTGAGCGCAACCGCATGGGTGAGATCATCATCGATGCGAAGTGCGAAACCAATGTCAAAGGCGTATTCGCCGCTGGCGACTGCACCACCGTGCCGTACAAGCAGATTATTATCGCGGCAGGGGAAGGGGCAAAAGCGTCGCTGAGCGCCTTCGACTACCTGATCCGTACGAAAACCGCATAA
- the uspG gene encoding universal stress protein UspG: protein MYKTIIMPVDVFEMALSDKAVRHAEFLAQQDGVIHLLHVLPGSASFTMSRFTADLRRFEEHLQHEAETRLQTMVSHFSIDPSRIKLHVRFGSVRDMVNELASEINADVVVIGSRNPSISTHLLGSNASSVIRHAHIPVMVVR from the coding sequence ATGTATAAGACTATCATTATGCCCGTTGATGTCTTTGAGATGGCGCTGAGCGATAAAGCCGTCCGGCATGCGGAGTTTCTGGCCCAGCAGGACGGGGTGATCCATCTGCTCCACGTATTACCCGGCTCTGCGAGCTTCACCATGAGCCGCTTTACCGCCGATCTGCGGCGGTTTGAAGAACACCTACAGCATGAGGCGGAAACTCGTCTGCAGACGATGGTCAGCCATTTCAGCATTGACCCCTCACGTATCAAGCTGCATGTCCGTTTCGGCAGCGTGCGCGATATGGTCAACGAGCTGGCCAGCGAAATTAACGCCGATGTCGTGGTGATTGGCTCGCGCAACCCGTCCATCAGTACCCACCTGCTCGGATCCAATGCCTCAAGCGTGATCCGCCATGCCCATATCCCGGTGATGGTCGTCAGGTAA